The genomic interval TTCCTGATGACTGGGAATTTTCTGCTCCAGAACTCTTGCAGCTAATCTATTTGACAGCTTCCAACTTTAAAACGAAAAAAACAGATATTCATTCACTACCAACCCTTTGGGAGAAAATGTTAGATGGCAATCAAAATCAAACACTTCATCTGACCAATATTACTCAGATGAATTTCCCGGAAAGGCATTCCAGCACCAGTCCATCATTATTTTTTAACCACAGTGAATTTAAAAGCATGATTCAAGCTGTGACATCCTCTATGAGAAACAGGCTGTTGCATGCTTTATGGGTCGATTATACGGTTGAAGAGAATTTTCCTAAACTTGGATTATATCAACTATACAATATGTTGGCAAATTATGATGGTCCTGTGAAATTCAGTTGGATAAAAAATCTTCAGGAAGACTCACTCAGAAATATTTATTTAGAAATATTAGCCGATTTATACAATGACGGAAAGATTGAGTCATATACACCACAAGATAGGCTAACATTAGATAAAATGCAGAAAAGGGAACTTGTACAAAAACCGGATATTGATGTAAAGCAATTCCATAATAAAATACCGGATGTTTATTGGCTGAACCACGATTTCTGTTCAAAAAAATTTTTCATGGCAACCTTTATTGATCAGGAACCTATTTACGAACAAGAATTTCATCACCAATTTCTTTTTAGTAAAATAGGGAAGTTATTTTCTATATCTCAGTCAGAGCGAGAGGCGTTTCAAAACTATATTTTCCCTTTGTTTCCACACTGGACTTTTACAAAAAAAGAGAATCTTATTGACATGGAATATCAGGTAAAGCTTCGTAAGTATAAAAATTTCGAAAACATCACTTATCCACGCGAATTGCAAAGCCTACAGATTTTGCGCAGTTTGTATCGAGAGAATCGCCGAACCAAGGCCAGAAATCAGTACCGTAAGTACAAGGATTTCAATGATAAGGAAATTATAAAGCAGTTTAAGAAGAATATTAATCAGTTTGAAGTGAAGGCAGAGCCGGGTAATCATTGTAAAATGTGTCAGTTTTTAAAGATTTGCAGTGAAGGGATGTATGCCATTGACAACAACGACAATTGATCGGAAGAAAGAAATTGAAGCGTTCGGCAGGCGATTATCAAGAAGATGGAAGAACTACTTTTCATTAGAGGGGCTCCTACCCGGAATTGTACCGACAAATGAACAAAAACAAGTGGTGCAATCAAACGAGAAACAGTTAGTGATTAGGGGATCTGCCGGCAGTGGAAAAAGTTTAATGCTCGTTTATCGCTTGATTAAATTGATGGAACAGGAAGAGTCTCGCCAAAAAATTCTTTACGTTACTTTTAATCAAACGTTAACACAGGATACCCGGAAACGGCTAAATCAATCCGATAAATACCGTGAATTGTCGCAAACACATGATGTTGAAGTCATCACGTACCATGATTTAGTACGAAATATACTAATGTATGAATGTGGGTATCCAAATATTAATCGATTGCAAATGAAACAATCTTCTATAACAGAACATGAATCATTCATTGAATCCAAGATTATGACTATCCTGGATCAGTTTAAACATTCGTCAGAATATGAAAAATACGAGAAACTATTTAAGACGCATTCGGCTAAATTTTTACGTGAAGAATTTTTCTGGATGAAGGCAAATGGAATCAATACGTGGGATCAATATTCAATTAAAGAGCGTAAAGGTCGTGGTCATAGTCCAAATGTCGCAAAAAGACAGCGGCCCACTATTTTCCATTTGTTTGATCTGTATCAGGAATTTATGAAGACCAACTTCAAAACGCCACAGTTGGATATGGAAGATTATGCACTGCACTTACTTAATGAACTGCAGCTAAATCCGAATGCATCATTTAAATACGACCATATTTTGGTGGATGAATTTCAAGATCTTCAGCCAATGCAAATCAAAAGTCTTGTGAAACTTGCAAAGAAATCGATAACATTAGTAGGTGATGCTAAACAGCGTATTTATAAACGGACACCGGTTTCTTACAAGGATCTCAATTTAAAGGTGAACTCAAGAACAAATCAAAGGCTGACAAAGAATTTCCGGTCGACTAAGCAGATTATGAACCTAGCAAGTGCCCTTCAATTTACGGACGTGGAGAATGTTCGGGAAGATGATCAAAACTTTTTCCGAGAGGGGCCGAAACCGGAGATTAAACATTTTACAACTATGAAACGTTTGGCCAGTCAAATGAAAAAAGAAATAAATCAATTGCAGACGAACCATCCTGGAAAGTCAATTGCTGTTATCCATCGTTATAACGACAATGAAGTGAAACAATATGGAAATCTTCGTCATGCTCTTGAACGGGACTTTCACGTTATTGGAATAGAGCAATATGGGAAAAGTTTTAATTACAATAAAGAGAAGAAGCCGATATTCTTTACCAATCCTTTTGAGATTAAGGGACTGGAGTTTGACTTTGTGTTTATTGTTCACTTTGATAGAATGCATTATCCCTCCTCCGAAAGAATAAATGATCTGAAAAAAAGATATGACACAAAAAAGATTAACTATCAGAATTATGATAAAGACTATGATGACATACTAAATGATGAGAAAAAAGTATTGTATGTCGCTAACTCCCGAGCAAAAGAAGAATTAAAAATTTTTTACGCTGCTGAAAAGCAGATAAGGATCTCCCCATTTGTAAATGATTTCGATACACGTGACTATGTAAGTAATTTCAGTAAAAGTAAATATAAAAATAATTGAAAAACTATTAAGAGTTCGATTTGGTTTAAAATTTGTATTCTATGTGAATGCCTTTGGGTTGGTCCGGTTGTTACTATTGAGTGTTAATAGTGCTTAAGAAGCGTATGATGAAACGAATTTTTTTCTGTCTATTATGAAAAAATTGCGAAAAAGGGATTCAATCATTTCCTCTTAACCTAACCGTGATATAATATAGAAAAGAAGCTGGGGGGTAATATTAATGGAAGAAACATTGAAGCAAATACTTAGCGAAATTCAAAAGGTTAATCAAAGAATGGATGGTTTGGATAAACGCTTTGATAGCTTAAATAAAGACATAAAAGAACTTAAAGACGGACAAGAACAACCGAACGGCAGCACAATTAATCATGTTGTTGCTAAACACATCGATGAAAGATTTGATGAATTAAAGGATACTTTAGAAGAGCAGCATAGGGTTATTGATACTTTATTAGTTCGTTCCGTTAAGAATGAAAGTGAAGTAAAGGACTTCAAGCGCATAATAAAAAGTCAATAATGGAATGATTGCGCTCCTTTTTTCGTTTTCCATATAATCGGAAAATGTTGCTTTGGAAGTATGGAAAACTAGTATACAGAAGAAGGTAGTCTTTTAATGAAGAATGATCGTAAATTTTTAATAGCAATATTAACAGTAGTATTCGTTATATTAGCCGCTTGTGGAGACTCATCCGATGAATCAAGTGCTGCGTTGGACGGTCCGTCACACGCGAATCAGAACACGGATGCCGATTCTTCCAATGTAGATTCGAAAGCAAATGATTCCATCGACAATGCGAATACAGGGAATTTAAAAGAGGAATATCTCAAAAAATTAAATGATGCTAAAAAAGAGATGAAAGCGTCACGAAAAGAAGTAGAAGGTAAAACTACATATGCTATGAAAAAAATAGAAGGTGATAGATACGACGTTTGGGATGGATTGTTAAATGAGATTTACGGCGTTCTAAAGAAGCAA from Lentibacillus cibarius carries:
- a CDS encoding UvrD-helicase domain-containing protein; amino-acid sequence: MTTTTIDRKKEIEAFGRRLSRRWKNYFSLEGLLPGIVPTNEQKQVVQSNEKQLVIRGSAGSGKSLMLVYRLIKLMEQEESRQKILYVTFNQTLTQDTRKRLNQSDKYRELSQTHDVEVITYHDLVRNILMYECGYPNINRLQMKQSSITEHESFIESKIMTILDQFKHSSEYEKYEKLFKTHSAKFLREEFFWMKANGINTWDQYSIKERKGRGHSPNVAKRQRPTIFHLFDLYQEFMKTNFKTPQLDMEDYALHLLNELQLNPNASFKYDHILVDEFQDLQPMQIKSLVKLAKKSITLVGDAKQRIYKRTPVSYKDLNLKVNSRTNQRLTKNFRSTKQIMNLASALQFTDVENVREDDQNFFREGPKPEIKHFTTMKRLASQMKKEINQLQTNHPGKSIAVIHRYNDNEVKQYGNLRHALERDFHVIGIEQYGKSFNYNKEKKPIFFTNPFEIKGLEFDFVFIVHFDRMHYPSSERINDLKKRYDTKKINYQNYDKDYDDILNDEKKVLYVANSRAKEELKIFYAAEKQIRISPFVNDFDTRDYVSNFSKSKYKNN
- a CDS encoding lysozyme inhibitor LprI family protein; protein product: MKNDRKFLIAILTVVFVILAACGDSSDESSAALDGPSHANQNTDADSSNVDSKANDSIDNANTGNLKEEYLKKLNDAKKEMKASRKEVEGKTTYAMKKIEGDRYDVWDGLLNEIYGVLKKQLSAEEMDQLRKEQRKWLDDRDDTAKEASLKYKGGTMEQLEYVMVRNNLTKERCFELVEDYMK